The sequence GCAAGTGCAAAAATATCACGCCCCTCTGTCAAACTATAGTTGAATAGATCTGGAATTGGATGGGAATGGTGTATTTCATCTAAATCCCAAAGACTGAACGTATAACCGCCGTATTGCATTGCTGCGACAATATGCATCATTAGATTAGTTGAACCACCTGATGCACTATGGATACGGATTGCATTCTTAATATTTGTAGCTACAACATTAGAGACACCAAAAACAGGGTCATTAATCATGTTGGCTAAACTATCAACAGCTTCATTTACTTGGACTTGATTCGGAGCACTCGTTAGCAATTCAAGAGTTGGATGAACAAGTCCCATCCCCGCTACTAAATGGCGGGAACTATTTCCTGTTCCATTAAATGCACAAACTCCACCACTACCATCACATGTTGCGACAGCCAGACGTTTCTCGTAATCTTTATGCGTTTCCTTGGATACGATTCCTCTCTCTGTTGCACGTTGAAGCACGCCTTGGAAAGCTGTGTTCGAAGAACATTGTAAAATGTAATCCATCGCATCCTTTAAATCATCCGCAATATCTGGTGCACCTGAATCTGTTGCTTTTTGTGCAAGCTGATTCAATTCAATCATTAGATCTTCAGGTATGGTCCCACCTTGTAATACATGAGCCGGTGCAAATGTTGCAAAGAACGGTGCTTCTCCCCGATATTGACGAAGGCGGTCCAGATGCGCAAGCGCACTGACAACGCCCAATGGTTGTTTATCGCAACCTTGAATAACAAATGCACCATGATAACTATGCGCTTCCAATTGGTTTACAACCATTTGAGCAACTGCATTCCGACTTTGCAGGGAATAACTCATCCCTTGATTATTCTGCGCAGTACCATCACACATAACTGGCGTTGAGAAATAGAATGGAACTCCGCCATTTTGCCATATACGGATAGCTGCATGGGAAGATGTCTTATAATCCATAATGTGTGCAGGATGATCCGATGATCCACCAATGATAGCAATCCTCGGAGCATTTTCTTCCAACCGATTATAGATTTCCTCTAATGACCAGTCGGGTGCTCCTCCATCGTATTCCGCACCTAATATTAACTTTGCACGATCCAATAATCCCGCAACCGTAATCGGTTCGTTCGCTTTTCCCATGACATTATCTCGATAAGGATTCACAGAGTTTGTTATGTTAGGAAATTTAAATGACATAGTTTAAAACCTCTTTTCTTATAGTATAGAACCTTCAGTCAATAACAATCACAAAACACCAAGACTGCCAAAGAGAAGCAATGTTAGAAGGGCAACAACCGATCCAACAAATGTTGGTATCGTTACATATTTCAATCCTTGTTTCGTCGACAGATTATAAAATTGTGACATAATCCAAAATCCACTATTATTCAGGTGATTTAATGTTAAGGAACCTGCACCAATCGCCAGTACCGCGAGTTCAGGCGATAATCCAAGAATTGGCATCATTGGCGTTACAATAGCTGCTGCTGTCAACGCAGCCATTGTCATTGAGCCTACAGCAGTCATTAGTACAGCTGCAATGAGGTAAGGTATTAAAATTGGTAAAATATTTGTTTCAGCAATACTTGTTGCAACTTCATGAACAGCGGGATTTTCCTTAATAATACTTCCTAACGCTCCGCTCATCCCTGTAATTAATAATGGCAAAATCGCAACTACCAATCCACGTTCAACCCATTTATTCCATAAAATCTGCGTGAAAGGGGTCTCATTTGTAGTTTCATGGTCATTCTCAATTGCCGATTTATAAACATTTTGTTTGTAAAGAAAAGCAAGTGCGATAGCAATCAATACGCCTAAAAATAGTGCTACAGTTTTGTCCCCAATCACCGTTAATAGACCATGCATAATCGTACCTTCGGCCATGTATACATTTGCGAAAGATGCAGATGCAATGAATACAACGGGTAGCATAATCGGTAGTATCGCAAAGTAAAATGGCGGCAAGGACCTTTTACCTTTTTGTGTTAATTGAGCTTCTGTTTCCTCATCTGAAGAACCTAAAAACTTCGCCAACGGGGATATTCTTTCTTTTTCCGTCCAATTACGTAACAAAAACCATGTTACAAAAAACGCAATAAAACTAACAATTATCCCCCAGAAAATCACAAACCCTAAATCAGCTTCCATCGATAAAGAAATTGCTAATATTCCTGGCGTCGGCGGAACAAGTCCATGCGTTAAAAACAAAGCAAGTCCTGTAAAAGATGCCATTGTCGCCATAGAAATCTTCTTTAAATGGGCAATTTTGGATGCAATCGGCGCAAGTAAAATCATCGTGACATCGCCAAAAACAGGGATTGATACGACGAATGCTGTTAATGCAGGAGCAAGTTCCATCCGTTTCCCACGAAACAGTCTATTAAAAGATTGTGAAATAGAATCCGAAGCCTCAATATCTTGAATTCCCATCGCTAAGACGGTTCCCAAGATAATCGTTAATGCCACAGAAGTCATTGTACCGCCAAAGCCGCTGTTAATTAATCCAATTGTCTTCAAAATCGGATAACCAAAGCCAATACCCATTCCCGTCGCTGTTATGAACAACGCCATAACAGGATGGATTTTCCACTTTAATATCATTAATATCAGGAATGCAATACTAATCGCTAGTACTACAATAAATTGAGTAGTTCCCATTTCCCCATCTCCCCCAGTACATTTTTTATAAATTTTTACATTTTTCTTTTAGCCAAGTCTGAAGCAACATCCAAAATCATATCTT comes from Sporosarcina sp. FSL K6-3457 and encodes:
- a CDS encoding GntP family permease; translation: MGTTQFIVVLAISIAFLILMILKWKIHPVMALFITATGMGIGFGYPILKTIGLINSGFGGTMTSVALTIILGTVLAMGIQDIEASDSISQSFNRLFRGKRMELAPALTAFVVSIPVFGDVTMILLAPIASKIAHLKKISMATMASFTGLALFLTHGLVPPTPGILAISLSMEADLGFVIFWGIIVSFIAFFVTWFLLRNWTEKERISPLAKFLGSSDEETEAQLTQKGKRSLPPFYFAILPIMLPVVFIASASFANVYMAEGTIMHGLLTVIGDKTVALFLGVLIAIALAFLYKQNVYKSAIENDHETTNETPFTQILWNKWVERGLVVAILPLLITGMSGALGSIIKENPAVHEVATSIAETNILPILIPYLIAAVLMTAVGSMTMAALTAAAIVTPMMPILGLSPELAVLAIGAGSLTLNHLNNSGFWIMSQFYNLSTKQGLKYVTIPTFVGSVVALLTLLLFGSLGVL
- a CDS encoding dihydroxy-acid dehydratase domain-containing protein; this translates as MSFKFPNITNSVNPYRDNVMGKANEPITVAGLLDRAKLILGAEYDGGAPDWSLEEIYNRLEENAPRIAIIGGSSDHPAHIMDYKTSSHAAIRIWQNGGVPFYFSTPVMCDGTAQNNQGMSYSLQSRNAVAQMVVNQLEAHSYHGAFVIQGCDKQPLGVVSALAHLDRLRQYRGEAPFFATFAPAHVLQGGTIPEDLMIELNQLAQKATDSGAPDIADDLKDAMDYILQCSSNTAFQGVLQRATERGIVSKETHKDYEKRLAVATCDGSGGVCAFNGTGNSSRHLVAGMGLVHPTLELLTSAPNQVQVNEAVDSLANMINDPVFGVSNVVATNIKNAIRIHSASGGSTNLMMHIVAAMQYGGYTFSLWDLDEIHHSHPIPDLFNYSLTEGRDIFALAMQCCDGDSQGMESLFYELLQNGVPMDVDAPTVTGETWRTRLQDEDSLSADNVTDNPIILSNPRRAFSGVDVLTGNFFESAVVKISGMPTQQLNQFDKKASFVLYYANEEEANKGLLDAELLPNLKKERSFSYENLQSMLKENAPDQFEENKDLVYDELFDVMVNKYIMKIAVIIAGQGPIAFGMPEMFTPMQHINANRKLQRLAALISDGRYSGVSYGAAIGHMTPEAKEGGGILYLETGDLLYLDLRANQINFIDSRQFNKGLLEFSFDEIRTSRKALADERLQLINQRQRLVAASNRIVGHTDAAHGVVPKIVAEEAELDYKKDVIFPERVEKNQSLI